From one Paeniglutamicibacter psychrophenolicus genomic stretch:
- a CDS encoding ATP-binding cassette domain-containing protein, translating to MSNASTTPVVELRDIHVHHRARGGKLFKPNIVKAVNGVDFSVSRGETVGIVGESGCGKSTLASVLVGLQEPTSGQVLFRGKDAAKRNAAGRKEFGRSVAVVFQDPSTALNPRMTISDILTDPLKIHGIGNAASRAAKVADLLSVVGLPASAASAMPNQVSGGQRQRVAIARALALDPDVIVADEPTSALDVSVRAQVLNLLTDLKTTLNLGMVFISHDIQTVRYISDRICVMNAGKIVESGTAEQVFENPSDPYTRTLLGAAPTLLQH from the coding sequence ATGAGCAACGCATCCACCACCCCCGTCGTTGAGCTGCGCGACATCCATGTGCACCACCGGGCCCGTGGCGGCAAGCTCTTCAAGCCGAACATCGTCAAGGCCGTGAACGGCGTGGACTTCTCCGTCTCGCGCGGGGAAACCGTGGGCATCGTGGGCGAGTCCGGTTGCGGCAAGTCCACCCTCGCCTCGGTGCTGGTGGGCCTGCAGGAACCGACCAGCGGCCAGGTGCTCTTCCGCGGCAAGGACGCGGCCAAGCGCAACGCCGCGGGACGCAAGGAATTCGGCCGCTCGGTGGCCGTGGTCTTCCAGGACCCCTCCACCGCGCTGAACCCGCGCATGACCATCAGCGACATCCTCACCGACCCGCTGAAGATCCACGGCATCGGCAACGCGGCATCCCGCGCGGCCAAGGTCGCGGACCTGCTCTCCGTGGTGGGCCTGCCGGCCTCGGCCGCCTCCGCGATGCCCAACCAGGTCTCCGGCGGGCAGCGCCAGCGCGTGGCCATCGCCCGCGCCCTGGCCCTGGACCCGGACGTGATCGTCGCCGACGAGCCGACCAGCGCGCTGGACGTCTCGGTGCGCGCCCAGGTGCTGAACCTGCTCACCGACCTGAAGACCACACTGAACCTCGGCATGGTGTTCATCTCCCACGACATCCAGACCGTGCGCTACATCTCCGACCGGATCTGCGTGATGAACGCGGGCAAGATCGTCGAATCGGGCACCGCGGAGCAGGTCTTCGAGAACCCGTCGGACCCCTACACCCGCACGCTGCTCGGCGCGGCCCCCACGCTGCTGCAGCACTAA
- a CDS encoding dihydrodipicolinate synthase family protein: MAFANNPKYSGVIPPVVTPRTADGAIDVAGLKAVVEHLISGGVTGLFVLGSSGEVPYLTNTERELVVTTINAANAGRVPLVVGANEQTTNRVIEEGRKMVELGADALVVTTPYYALSNAAEVEAHFRAIHAALQVDIFAYDVPVRTHVKLSVATAVALAQDGVIVGVKDSSGDDVSFRQLLLATRDIEGFSVFTGHEVVVDGALLGGAHGVVPGLGNVDPAGYRRLFDAAAAGDFATAAKEQDRLARVFDIVYTPDSARVSGGAAGLGAFKTALVAQGVIDCNKMSVPMVDLNDSEATAITAILAETGLL, translated from the coding sequence GTGGCATTCGCTAACAACCCCAAGTACTCCGGCGTCATCCCCCCGGTCGTGACCCCGCGCACCGCGGATGGGGCCATCGATGTGGCGGGCCTGAAGGCCGTGGTCGAACACCTCATCTCCGGGGGCGTCACCGGCCTGTTCGTGCTCGGTTCCTCCGGCGAGGTCCCGTACCTGACCAACACCGAGCGCGAGCTCGTGGTCACCACCATCAACGCGGCCAACGCCGGCCGCGTCCCGCTGGTCGTGGGCGCCAACGAGCAGACCACCAACCGCGTCATCGAGGAAGGCCGCAAGATGGTCGAACTCGGCGCCGACGCCCTGGTCGTCACCACCCCGTACTACGCGCTGTCCAACGCCGCCGAGGTCGAGGCGCACTTCCGCGCCATCCACGCCGCCCTGCAGGTCGACATCTTCGCCTACGACGTGCCGGTGCGCACCCACGTCAAGCTGTCGGTGGCCACCGCCGTGGCCCTGGCCCAGGACGGGGTCATCGTCGGGGTCAAGGATTCCTCGGGCGACGACGTCTCCTTCCGCCAGCTGCTGCTGGCAACCCGCGACATCGAGGGCTTCTCGGTCTTCACCGGCCACGAGGTCGTCGTCGACGGCGCGCTGCTGGGCGGCGCGCACGGCGTGGTCCCGGGCCTGGGCAACGTCGACCCGGCCGGCTACCGCCGCCTCTTCGACGCCGCGGCCGCCGGCGACTTCGCCACCGCCGCCAAGGAACAGGACCGCCTGGCCCGCGTCTTTGACATCGTCTACACCCCGGATTCCGCACGCGTCTCGGGAGGCGCAGCGGGCCTGGGCGCCTTCAAGACCGCACTGGTCGCCCAGGGCGTCATCGATTGCAACAAGATGAGCGTCCCGATGGTGGACCTGAACGACTCCGAGGCCACCGCGATCACCGCGATCCTCGCCGAGACCGGCCTGCTCTAG
- a CDS encoding ROK family protein, producing MDYATALVRPGIPGRTAAFGIDLGGTKIAAGLVDAAGTVLAAASVPTPATAGARAVLDAVATLVAELSATEAAANLHIIGLGLGAAGVIDPATARVLSATDTIARWAGTDLAAELYTRTNLPVRAVNDVHAHGLGEAWCGAAAGKANVLLLAVGTGVGGSHLLHGVPQTGAHHVGGHMGHFASPLATGVPCSCGRTGHLEAIAAGPGIHRNYLRLGGDPSVPDTRELTARAYAGDRLALAALRTGALAAGIAAGSLANILDPEAIVLSGGMSGAGTLWWDGVREGFATEAIDPLAHLELLPAALGNDAALIGAAGLFLAPTDR from the coding sequence ATGGACTACGCAACAGCATTGGTGCGCCCCGGGATTCCGGGGCGCACCGCCGCGTTCGGCATCGATTTGGGCGGCACCAAGATCGCCGCCGGGCTGGTTGACGCCGCCGGCACCGTGCTGGCCGCCGCCTCGGTCCCGACCCCCGCCACCGCCGGCGCACGGGCGGTCCTGGACGCCGTGGCAACGCTGGTGGCCGAGCTTTCGGCCACCGAAGCCGCGGCGAACCTGCACATCATCGGCCTGGGCCTGGGCGCCGCCGGGGTCATCGACCCGGCCACCGCCCGGGTGCTCTCGGCCACCGACACCATTGCGCGCTGGGCCGGCACCGACCTGGCCGCCGAGCTGTACACCCGCACCAACCTGCCCGTGCGTGCGGTCAACGACGTGCACGCCCACGGCCTCGGCGAGGCCTGGTGCGGCGCCGCCGCGGGCAAGGCCAACGTGCTGTTGCTGGCCGTGGGCACCGGAGTGGGCGGCTCGCACCTGCTGCACGGGGTGCCGCAGACCGGCGCGCACCACGTCGGCGGGCACATGGGGCACTTCGCCTCCCCGCTGGCCACCGGGGTGCCCTGCTCCTGCGGGCGCACCGGCCACCTGGAGGCCATCGCCGCGGGCCCCGGAATCCACCGCAACTACCTGCGCCTGGGCGGCGATCCGTCCGTTCCCGACACCCGCGAACTGACAGCCCGCGCCTATGCGGGGGACCGGTTGGCTCTTGCGGCTCTGCGTACCGGGGCGCTGGCCGCCGGGATCGCCGCCGGTTCGCTGGCCAACATCCTGGACCCGGAGGCGATCGTGCTCTCCGGGGGCATGAGCGGGGCCGGAACCCTGTGGTGGGATGGTGTGCGGGAAGGCTTCGCCACCGAGGCCATCGACCCGCTGGCGCACCTGGAACTGCTTCCCGCGGCCCTGGGGAACGACGCGGCGCTGATCGGCGCCGCCGGCCTCTTCCTGGCCCCGACCGATAGATAA
- a CDS encoding N-acetylmannosamine-6-phosphate 2-epimerase has translation MLLTPAELEALRGRLIVSAQAYPGEPMRTPTTMAQVAASAVIGGAAAIRVQGIADVQFTRSAVEVPVIGLWKDGHEGVFITPTARHALAVAHAGAHIVALDGTRRARPDGLSLQQTIELVHAESHALVMADCGSLEDALNAAEAGADLVGTTLAGYSGERPKTEGPDLELLAAIAAAGLSVPLVAEGRIHTPAQARAALDAGAFAVVVGTAITHPATITGWFDAALR, from the coding sequence ATGCTCTTGACCCCCGCCGAACTCGAGGCCCTGCGCGGACGCCTGATCGTCTCCGCGCAGGCCTACCCGGGCGAGCCCATGCGCACCCCCACCACGATGGCGCAGGTCGCCGCATCCGCAGTCATCGGGGGAGCCGCTGCCATCCGCGTGCAGGGCATCGCGGATGTGCAATTCACCCGCAGCGCCGTGGAGGTGCCGGTGATCGGGCTCTGGAAGGACGGGCACGAGGGCGTCTTCATCACCCCCACGGCCCGCCATGCGCTGGCCGTGGCCCATGCCGGGGCGCACATCGTCGCGCTGGACGGCACCCGCCGGGCACGCCCGGACGGATTGTCGCTGCAGCAGACCATCGAGCTGGTCCACGCCGAATCCCACGCCCTGGTCATGGCTGACTGCGGGTCGCTGGAAGACGCGCTGAACGCGGCCGAGGCCGGGGCCGACCTGGTCGGGACCACGCTGGCGGGCTACTCGGGGGAACGGCCCAAGACCGAGGGCCCGGACCTGGAGCTGCTGGCGGCCATCGCCGCCGCAGGTCTTTCGGTGCCGCTGGTCGCCGAGGGCCGCATCCACACCCCGGCCCAGGCCCGCGCGGCCCTGGACGCCGGGGCGTTTGCCGTGGTGGTCGGCACCGCGATCACCCACCCGGCAACCATCACCGGCTGGTTCGACGCAGCGCTGCGCTAA
- a CDS encoding MbcA/ParS/Xre antitoxin family protein: MKELNHSAVYVEATRTDIHDIVRTLVDAIGAPAVQQLAGTNDATAPHRWAHPDSTEPDTMTEQRLRLGYRVWLTLQPLEDPQAAVDWLMSPNRALDEERPMDFIARLHAQQVVNTAESLVTHEDRR; the protein is encoded by the coding sequence ATGAAAGAGTTGAACCACAGTGCCGTATATGTCGAAGCAACACGGACAGACATCCATGACATCGTCCGCACCTTGGTTGATGCCATCGGCGCTCCCGCGGTGCAGCAGCTGGCCGGCACGAATGACGCCACCGCACCGCACCGCTGGGCCCACCCGGACAGCACGGAACCGGACACCATGACGGAGCAGCGGCTGCGCCTGGGCTACCGGGTCTGGCTGACCCTGCAGCCCCTGGAGGACCCGCAGGCGGCTGTCGACTGGCTCATGTCGCCGAACCGGGCGCTGGACGAGGAACGGCCCATGGACTTCATTGCGCGCCTGCATGCCCAGCAGGTCGTGAACACCGCCGAGTCGCTGGTCACCCACGAGGACCGGCGTTAG
- a CDS encoding SDR family oxidoreductase, which produces MIIVPPPLAVTGSTGKLGGKVAAMLAAAGVKQRLLARTPRKAPPLHGATVLAAAYENTSATRTALAGAETVFMVSASESLDRLEKHCDFVDAALEAGVRHLVYVSFVGAAQDAVFTLARDHFATEEYIRASGLDFTFLRDNLYADFLPGLVGTDGAIRGPAGAGRVAVVAQHDIARTAVAILRDPAPHAGATYELTGPDALSLDEVARELGEARGEPVSYIDEGVEEAYASRAPYGAPKWQVEAWVSTYLSIAAGAMERVSGDIEAITGVPPMTFAQLLATLPRAASGHEG; this is translated from the coding sequence ATGATCATTGTTCCCCCGCCGCTGGCCGTCACCGGGTCCACCGGAAAGCTCGGCGGCAAGGTCGCCGCCATGCTCGCCGCCGCGGGTGTGAAGCAGCGCTTGCTGGCCAGGACCCCGCGCAAGGCCCCGCCGCTTCACGGCGCCACGGTGCTGGCGGCCGCGTACGAGAACACCTCCGCCACGCGCACGGCGCTTGCCGGGGCCGAGACGGTGTTCATGGTCTCGGCCTCCGAGTCCCTGGATCGGCTCGAGAAGCACTGCGACTTCGTTGATGCGGCACTCGAGGCCGGGGTCCGCCACCTGGTGTATGTCTCGTTCGTCGGTGCCGCCCAGGACGCGGTGTTCACCCTGGCCCGGGACCACTTCGCCACCGAGGAGTACATCCGGGCCTCGGGCCTGGACTTCACCTTCCTGCGGGACAACCTCTATGCCGACTTCCTGCCGGGGCTGGTGGGAACGGACGGGGCCATCCGCGGACCCGCCGGCGCGGGCAGGGTGGCGGTGGTGGCCCAGCACGACATCGCACGCACCGCCGTGGCGATCCTGCGCGACCCGGCACCGCATGCCGGCGCGACCTACGAGCTGACCGGCCCGGACGCCCTTTCCCTGGACGAAGTGGCCCGGGAGCTGGGGGAGGCCCGCGGGGAGCCGGTCTCCTACATCGATGAGGGCGTTGAGGAGGCCTATGCCTCGCGGGCACCGTACGGGGCGCCGAAGTGGCAGGTGGAGGCCTGGGTTTCCACCTACCTCTCGATTGCCGCCGGGGCCATGGAACGCGTCAGCGGCGACATCGAGGCGATCACCGGGGTGCCGCCGATGACGTTTGCGCAGTTGCTGGCAACCCTGCCGCGAGCAGCCTCAGGACACGAGGGTTGA